A DNA window from Hydrogenothermus marinus contains the following coding sequences:
- the dnaK gene encoding molecular chaperone DnaK: MGKVIGIDLGTTNSVVSVMVGGEPVVIQNQEGARTTPSVVSWTKEGEILVGEPAKRRAVLDPQNTIYESKRFIGRKFDEVKEEIKYVPYKVVADDKGDAAFDVPNAGKIVRPEEVGAQVLKKLKEAAESYLGEPVTEAVITVPAYFNERQRQATKDAGKIAGLEVKRIINEPTAAALAYGLDKKSDVKILVYDFGGGTFDVSILEGGDGVIEVKASDGDTHLGGSDIDARIINWLVDEFKKEHGIDLREDKTAFQRLKEAAEQAKKELSFKMETDINLPFITIDPESKQPLHLEKKLTRARLEEMIKDLIDRTMEIVKRTLEAAKLTPQEIDDVVLVGGSTRIPLVQQKIKEFFGKEPHKGVNPDEVVSVGAAIQGGILAGEVKDVLLIDVTPLSLGIETLGGVMTTLIPRNTPIPTKKCEIFTTAADNQTQVEIHVLQGERKMAKENKSLGRFVLTDIPPAPRGVPQIEVCFDIDADGILHVTATDKATGKSQSLTVQPSSGLTEEEINKIIEEAKKHEEEDKKFQEIVELKNQLDAITYSLEKTINENKAKLEESEVKEAEEAIKEAKEALATNDKEKIQAAIEKITSVTNKIGTKLYQSGQQAGSQAGSQTNENKKDDDIIDPEVQ, from the coding sequence ATGGGAAAAGTAATTGGAATAGACCTTGGAACAACTAACTCTGTTGTTTCTGTAATGGTAGGAGGGGAACCTGTAGTTATCCAAAACCAAGAAGGAGCAAGAACAACTCCATCAGTAGTATCTTGGACAAAAGAAGGAGAAATCCTTGTTGGAGAGCCTGCAAAAAGAAGAGCAGTATTAGACCCTCAAAACACAATCTATGAATCAAAAAGATTCATAGGAAGAAAGTTTGACGAAGTTAAAGAAGAAATTAAGTATGTACCTTACAAAGTTGTAGCAGATGATAAAGGTGATGCTGCATTTGATGTGCCAAATGCTGGAAAGATAGTAAGACCTGAAGAAGTTGGAGCACAAGTTCTCAAAAAATTAAAAGAAGCAGCAGAAAGCTATCTTGGAGAACCAGTTACAGAAGCAGTAATTACAGTACCAGCATACTTTAATGAAAGACAAAGACAAGCAACAAAAGATGCAGGTAAAATAGCAGGACTTGAAGTAAAAAGAATTATTAATGAGCCTACAGCAGCAGCGTTAGCTTATGGTCTTGATAAAAAATCTGATGTAAAAATCTTAGTTTATGACTTTGGTGGTGGTACATTTGATGTATCTATACTTGAAGGTGGAGATGGAGTAATAGAAGTTAAAGCATCAGATGGAGATACTCACTTAGGTGGTTCTGATATTGATGCAAGAATTATAAACTGGCTTGTTGATGAGTTCAAAAAAGAACATGGAATAGACTTAAGAGAAGATAAAACAGCTTTCCAAAGATTAAAAGAAGCAGCAGAACAAGCTAAAAAAGAGCTTTCATTTAAAATGGAAACAGATATTAATCTTCCATTTATTACAATAGATCCAGAAAGCAAACAGCCTTTACACCTTGAAAAGAAATTAACAAGAGCTCGTCTTGAAGAGATGATAAAAGATTTAATTGATAGAACTATGGAAATAGTAAAAAGAACTCTTGAAGCAGCAAAATTAACACCACAAGAGATAGATGATGTTGTTTTAGTTGGTGGTTCAACAAGAATTCCTCTTGTACAACAAAAAATAAAAGAATTCTTTGGAAAAGAACCTCACAAAGGTGTTAACCCAGATGAAGTTGTTTCTGTTGGTGCAGCAATACAAGGTGGAATTCTTGCAGGAGAAGTTAAAGATGTTTTATTAATAGATGTTACTCCTTTATCTCTTGGTATAGAAACACTTGGTGGAGTAATGACTACTTTAATTCCAAGAAATACTCCAATACCTACTAAAAAATGTGAAATATTTACAACTGCAGCAGATAACCAAACTCAAGTTGAGATACATGTTCTCCAAGGTGAAAGAAAAATGGCTAAAGAAAATAAATCTCTTGGTAGATTTGTACTTACAGATATTCCTCCAGCACCAAGAGGCGTACCACAAATAGAAGTTTGCTTTGATATTGATGCAGATGGAATACTTCATGTAACTGCAACAGATAAAGCAACAGGAAAAAGCCAATCTTTAACAGTTCAACCATCTTCAGGTTTAACTGAAGAAGAGATTAATAAAATTATTGAAGAAGCTAAAAAACATGAAGAAGAAGATAAGAAATTCCAAGAAATTGTTGAGCTTAAAAATCAGTTAGATGCAATTACATATAGCCTTGAAAAAACAATAAATGAAAATAAAGCTAAACTAGAAGAATCTGAAGTAAAAGAAGCTGAAGAGGCTATAAAAGAAGCAAAAGAAGCTTTAGCTACAAATGATAAGGAAAAAATTCAAGCAGCTATAGAAAAGATCACATCTGTAACTAATAAAATAGGTACAAAACTATATCAATCAGGACAACAAGCAGGATCACAAGCAGGATCTCAAACAAATGAAAACAAAAAAGATGATGACATAATAGATCCAGAAGTTCAATAA
- a CDS encoding ArsB/NhaD family transporter — translation MTHHTLLEVFGIPVTHGLLTTLSVAIFIGTYAMIILERFFHRVPAALFGGFLAVFIGILSPTDAWHSIDHNTIFLLLGMMIIVSVLIESGFFSILSLKALQITKGDPLKILITFSTLTAFLSAFLDNVTTVLFMIPILIGLTRKLNLKPVPYVIATVLASNIGGTATLIGDPPNIIIGSLGHFTFMDFIVNIAPIIVLTHIVGTIVFVLYMKIRGDLKTQITDQKEIEKLISEQKAEYDVSLMRKGLIVFGITILLFFLHHVLHLEAGTIALFMASILLLWTREDPEEIFSRVEWTTLMFFVGLFIVIGGMEHTGVFEQVAHATSNLLKDSMSGILILGSLSAIISGIVDNIPFTMAMANVLIDFGKTVSWDTEPLWWALALGACLGGNLTIIGASANVVAAGLSEREGYPIKFVDFLKMGTPVTIVTVIFALALLYAKYAIFGI, via the coding sequence ATGACACATCATACTCTTCTTGAAGTTTTTGGAATACCAGTAACACATGGTCTCCTTACAACTTTATCTGTAGCTATTTTTATTGGAACTTATGCAATGATAATTTTAGAAAGATTTTTTCACAGAGTTCCTGCAGCTTTATTTGGAGGATTTTTAGCTGTATTTATAGGAATACTATCTCCGACAGATGCTTGGCACTCTATTGATCATAATACTATATTTTTATTACTTGGAATGATGATTATTGTTTCTGTTTTAATTGAAAGTGGATTTTTTTCTATTTTATCTTTAAAAGCTCTTCAGATAACAAAAGGTGATCCTTTGAAAATTCTTATAACATTTTCAACCCTTACAGCCTTTTTATCTGCTTTCTTAGATAATGTTACAACTGTATTATTTATGATACCTATTCTTATTGGTTTAACAAGAAAACTAAATCTAAAACCTGTTCCTTATGTGATAGCAACTGTTTTAGCTTCTAATATAGGAGGTACAGCAACATTAATAGGTGATCCTCCTAATATTATTATCGGTTCTCTTGGACATTTCACATTTATGGATTTTATAGTTAATATTGCTCCTATTATTGTTCTTACTCATATTGTTGGAACAATAGTATTTGTTTTATATATGAAAATAAGAGGAGATTTAAAAACTCAAATAACAGATCAAAAAGAGATAGAGAAGCTTATATCAGAGCAAAAAGCAGAATACGATGTATCATTAATGAGAAAAGGATTAATAGTTTTTGGTATCACAATACTTTTATTTTTCCTACATCATGTACTTCATTTAGAAGCAGGTACTATAGCTTTATTTATGGCATCTATATTATTGTTATGGACAAGAGAAGACCCTGAAGAGATATTCTCAAGAGTAGAATGGACTACTTTAATGTTCTTTGTTGGCCTTTTTATAGTAATTGGAGGTATGGAACATACAGGAGTTTTTGAACAGGTTGCTCATGCTACATCTAATTTGCTGAAAGACTCAATGTCAGGAATATTAATACTTGGTAGTTTATCTGCAATAATATCTGGTATTGTTGATAATATTCCATTTACAATGGCTATGGCTAATGTATTAATAGATTTTGGTAAAACTGTAAGTTGGGATACTGAGCCTTTATGGTGGGCTCTTGCATTAGGTGCTTGCTTAGGAGGAAACTTAACAATAATTGGAGCATCTGCTAATGTTGTTGCAGCAGGACTTTCAGAAAGAGAAGGATATCCTATCAAATTTGTTGACTTTTTAAAAATGGGAACTCCAGTAACAATAGTTACAGTGATATTTGCTCTTGCTTTACTTTATGCTAAATATGCTATTTTTGGCATATAA